The Miscanthus floridulus cultivar M001 chromosome 7, ASM1932011v1, whole genome shotgun sequence genome includes a region encoding these proteins:
- the LOC136463587 gene encoding probable protein kinase At2g41970 has protein sequence MSCCGGAEEDSYGPPANQAVPPPNANAPGNRGGPRGPGAPRVGGPAKPVSIDVPAIPFDELKKITNNFSDRALIGEGSYGRVYNATLSDGRSAIIKKLDTSASQDSDTDFAAQIAMVSKLKNEYFLELLGYCLEDGNRMLAYQFATMGSLHNILHGKKGVQGAEPGPVLNWAQRVKIAYGAARGLEYLHEKVQPSIVHRDIRSSNVLIFDDFSSKIADFNLTNQGTDTAARLHSTRVLGTFGYHAPEYAMTGQINQKSDVYSFGVILLELLTGRKPVDHTMPKGQQSLVTWAAPRLSEDKVKQCVDPKLNSDYPPKAVAKLAAVAALCVQYESDFRPNMTIVVKAITPLLNAPKPAAPAAAPQS, from the exons ATGTCTTGCTGCGGTGGCGCCGAGGAGGACAGCTACGGCCCGCCGGCCAACCAGGCGGTTCCGCCACCCAATGCCAACGCCCCCG GCAATAGAGGCGGGCCGAGAGGACCGGGCGCGCCCAGGGTCGGCGGCCCCGCCAAGCCCGTCAGCATCGACGTGCCCGCCATCCCCTTCGACGAGCTCAAGAAGATCACCAACAACTTCAGCGACCGCGCCCTCATCGGCGAGGGCTCCTATGGCCGCGTCTACAACGCCACGCTCAGCGACGGCCGCTCCGCCATCATCAAGAAGCTCGACACCAGCGCCTCGCAGGACTCCGACACCGACTTCGCCGCGCAG ATAGCGATGGTCTCCAAGCTCAAGAACGAGTATTTCCTGGAGCTCCTGGGGTACTGCTTGGAGGACGGCAACCGCATGCTAGCCTATCAGTTTGCCACCATGGGTTCTTTGCATAACATACTACACG GGAAGAAAGGAGTTCAGGGTGCGGAGCCCGGCCCCGTCCTCAACTGGGCTCAGCGAGTGAAGATAGCTTACGGAGCCGCGAGAGGGCTAGAGTACCTGCACGAGAAGGTGCAGCCGTCGATCGTTCATCGAGACATCCGGTCCAGCAACGTCCTCATATTCGACGATTTCAGCTCCAAGATCGCTGATTTCAACCTGACCAACCAGGGGACCGATACCGCCGCGCGGTTGCACTCCACTCGCGTGCTAGGGACTTTTGGATACCATGCCCCAGA ATACGCTATGACAGGCCAGATCAACCAAAAGAGCGATGTCTACAGCTTCGGCGTGATTCTTCTAGAGTTGCTGACCGGAAGGAAGCCGGTCGATCACACCATGCCGAAAGGCCAACAAAGTCTTGTTACTTGG GCCGCTCCAAGGTTGAGTGAAGATAAAGTGAAGCAGTGTGTTGATCCCAAGCTCAACAGTGACTACCCTCCAAAGGCTGTTGCAAAG CTGGCAGCAGTTGCAGCGTTGTGCGTTCAGTATGAATCCGACTTCCGACCAAACATGACCATCGTGGTGAAGGCGATCACGCCTCTTCTAAACGCGCCAAAACCAGCCGCTCCAGCAGCAGCGCCACAATCCTGA